From one Anguilla rostrata isolate EN2019 chromosome 12, ASM1855537v3, whole genome shotgun sequence genomic stretch:
- the LOC135236355 gene encoding angiomotin-like protein 1 isoform X2 has translation MDPGDNWIPEDVARWLDHIGVHHHSTTSQRAFPGYHSLHSPLGVSDDIVCCYPEQVPYVGNHELLPLTTHRFTRAERESGEEACFSVYPAPPPLYPLDSEMRGSEDTVSGTVLQRLMQEHLRYGHQGDSVSLLSMQSAQLPTPSQPPHQHQAAASTGPSAPSSTENLLQDDPQVVHQSARQEPQGQEHQVDSTAMEKQGTRAQQQQQQTEELPTYAEAKAQSQLFRGHQQAVAVTPGYYTAGGAPAATVSSASSSSSSSSSSCSSSSSVTQKARTEGRATVNRSGGGQPHKDEALKELKQGHVRSLSERIMQMSLEHNGAKQHPPGPGSSSLPSQGSSAKVLKGGGVPPPPPLPSPPQAQGKGGDPRGPPPEYPFKSKQTLSPMGKTSLASSPIEHGHFFSEQHPGPMADLPKAYTMPQPTKTEITCVRYPPPPEYYTRQFPVSLGGLSLQQHSPMSSQTSSLSVGLPPQPQPPPLPLSHHPAHQHPGAAFAIVARAQQMVEILSEENKALRQEMQAYCEKANKIQRFEMEIQKISEAYEGLVKNSSKRESLDKAMKNKLEGEIRRLHDFNRDLRDRLETANRQLASRDLEDHEDGRAAGLYLLQSRESIKEREKLEMEVAALRTANEDQRRHVEILEQALNNAQGKVVKLEEELRKKQVYVDKVEKLQQALSQLQAACEKREQLEKRLRTRLERELESLRSQQRQGGGAHSSPPSEYNAPTLMELLREKEERILALEADMTKWEQKYLEESAMRHFAMDAAATAAAQRDTTIINHSRNGSYSDSSLEARIWQEEEEILQANRRCQDMEHRIKNLHAQIIEKDAMIKVLQQRSRKEPGKSDTVPLRPARSVPSISVATGLHLRQASQTSSQIPEERREERGWKGSASVLLGREPLEHLLPSLQLIPTPASLPSTPLLSAHMKTGSKDSSTQTEKSPELLRATPITGRARLGNTPSGSPILRHTLAKGGGEKTEISLGKVMDSRPHMGSGHRHELPDADVVEILI, from the exons ATGGATCCTGGCGATAACTGGATCCCAGAAGATGTGGCCCGATGGTTAGATCACATTGGAGTCCACCATCACTCTACAACCTCACAGAGAG CTTTTCCTGGGTATCACAGCCTGCACAGTCCACTCGGGGTGTCGGATGACATTGTCTGCTGCTATCCAGAGCAAGTGCCATATGTAGGAAACCATGAGCTTCTCCCACTGACAACCCATCGCTTCACTAGAGCTGAGAGAGAATCAG GTGAGGAGGCCTGTTTCAGTGTCTACCCAGCCCCACCTCCCCTGTACCCCCTTGACAGTGAGATGCGGGGTTCTGAGGACACCGTATCGGGCACGGTGCTGCAACGTCTGATGCAGGAGCACCTGAGGTACGGCCACCAGGGTGACTCCGTGAGCCTGTTGAGCATGCAGTCCGCCCAGCTGCCCACTCCATCGCAGCCGCCCCACCAGCACCAGGCCGCGGCAAGCACAGGGCCCAGCGCTCCGTCCTCCACCGAGAACCTCCTGCAGGACGATCCGCAGGTGGTGCACCAGTCAGCGCGACAAGAGCCACAGGGGCAGGAGCACCAGGTGGACAGCACAGCCATGGAGAAGCAGGGCACCCgcgcgcagcagcagcagcagcagaccgAGGAGCTGCCCACCTACGCGGAGGCCAAGGCGCAGTCGCAGCTCTTCAGGGGCCATCAGCAGGCGGTCGCTGTGACCCCGGGGTACTACACGGCAGGAGGAGCCCCCGCCGCCACCGTCAGCTCCGCTTCttcttcctcgtcctcctcctcatcctcctgctcctcctcctcctcagtcacTCAGAAGGCCCGGACTGAGGGCAGGGCGACGGTGAACCGCTCAGGCGGCGGGCAGCCGCACAAGGACGAGGCGCTGAAAGAGCTTAAGCAGGGTCACGTCCGGTCCCTCAGCGAGCGGATCATGCAGATGTCCCTGGAGCACAACGGGGCCAAGCAGCACCCCCCAGGGCCCGGGAGCAGCAGCCTGCCCTCCCAGGGCTCCTCTGCCAAGGTGCTGAAGGGCGGAGgggtgccccctcccccacccctaccaTCGCCGCCGCAGGCTCAGGGGAAAGGAGGGGACCCCCGAGGGCCTCCACCTGAATACCCCTTCAAGTCCAAGCAGACCCTCTCCCCCATGGGCAAGACTTCACTGGCCTCCTCACCCATAGAACATGGACACTTCTTCAGTGAACAGCACCCAGGGCCAATGGCAGACCTGCCCAAAGCATACACCATGCCTCAGCCAACCAAGACAGAGATCACCTGTGTGAGATACCCACCACCGCCAGAATACTACACCAG GCAATTCCCTGTGTCCCTGGGGGGTCTgtccctgcagcagcacagccctatGTCTTCACAGACCTCCTCCCTTTCGGTGGGTCTGCCCCCCCAGCCACAGCCCCcgcctctgcccctctcccaccACCCTGCTCACCAGCACCCGGGGGCAGCCTTCGCCATCGTGGCCCGTGCCCAGCAGATGGTGGAGATCCTGTCTGAGGAGAACAAGGCCCTGAGGCAGGAGATGCAGGCATACTGCGAGAAAGCAAACAAGATACAGCGG TTTGAGATGGAGATCCAGAAGATCTCAGAGGCATACGAGGGTCTGGTAAAGAACTCGTCCAAGAGAGAATCCCTGGACAAGGCCATGAAAAACAAGCTGGAAGGGGAGATCCGACGCTTGCATGACTTCAACCGGGATCTGAGAG ATCGCCTGGAGACAGCCAACAGGCAGCTTGCCAGCCGGGACCTGGAAGACCATGAGGACGGGCGGGCAGCAGGACTCTATCTGCTACAGA GCAGGGAAAGcattaaggagagagagaagttgGAGATGGAGGTAGCAGCCCTGCGCACGGCTAACGAGGACCAGCGGAGGCACGTGGAGATCCTAGAGCAAGCACTCAACAATGCGCAGGGCAAGGTGgtgaagctggaggaggag CTGCGGAAGAAGCAGGTGTATGTCGATAAGGtggagaagctgcagcaggccctgTCGCAACTGCAGGCTGCATGCGAGAAGAGGGAGCAGCTGGAGAAGAGGCTGCGCACACGACtggagagagagctagagtCCCTACGGTCCCAACAG CgtcagggagggggggcccACAGTTCCCCGCCGTCGGAGTACAACGCCCCCACCCTGATGGAGCTGCTTCgtgagaaggaggagagaatcCTGGCCCTGGAGGCTGACATGACCAAGTGGGAGCAGAAGTATCTGGAGGAGAGCGCCATGAGGCACTTTGCCATGgacgccgccgccaccgccgccgctcAGAG GGATACCACCATAATAAACCATTCCCGTAATGGCAGTTACAGCGACAGCTCCCTGGAGGCGCGCAtctggcaggaggaggaggagatcctGCAAGCCAACCGACGCTGCCAAGACATGGAGCACAG AATAAAGAACCTGCACGCTCAGATCATCGAGAAGGACGCAATGATCAAGGTGCTCCAGCAGCGCTCCAGGAAGGAACCTGGGAAGAGTGACACCGTGCCACTGCGCCCCGCCCGCTCCGTGCCCTCCATCTCCGTGGCAACAGGGCTGCACTTGCGCCAGGCCTCCCAGACCAGCAGCCAGATcccggaggagaggagggaggagagaggctggAAGGGAAGCGCGA GTGTACTGCTGGGCAGGGAGCCCCTGGAGCACCTCCTGCCTTCCCTCCAACTGATCCCCACCCCTGCCTCGctgccctccacccccctgctcTCTGCCCACATGAAGACTGGAAGCAAGGACAGCAGCACTCAGACGGAAAAGAGCCCCGAGCTGCTCAGGGCCACGCCCATCACTGGCAGGGCCAGGCTGGGCAACACGCCCAGTGGCAGCCCCATCCTGCGCCACACCCTGGCCAAGGGAGGAGGTGAGAAGACAG AGATTTCCCTGGGCAAAGTGATGGACAGCAGGCCTCACATGGGTTCTGGCCACCGGCACGAGCTCCCCGATGCGGATGTGGTGGAGATCCTTATCTGA
- the LOC135236355 gene encoding angiomotin-like protein 1 isoform X1, translating to MDPGDNWIPEDVARWLDHIGVHHHSTTSQRGNGIDLPSQHVMEQIAFPGYHSLHSPLGVSDDIVCCYPEQVPYVGNHELLPLTTHRFTRAERESGEEACFSVYPAPPPLYPLDSEMRGSEDTVSGTVLQRLMQEHLRYGHQGDSVSLLSMQSAQLPTPSQPPHQHQAAASTGPSAPSSTENLLQDDPQVVHQSARQEPQGQEHQVDSTAMEKQGTRAQQQQQQTEELPTYAEAKAQSQLFRGHQQAVAVTPGYYTAGGAPAATVSSASSSSSSSSSSCSSSSSVTQKARTEGRATVNRSGGGQPHKDEALKELKQGHVRSLSERIMQMSLEHNGAKQHPPGPGSSSLPSQGSSAKVLKGGGVPPPPPLPSPPQAQGKGGDPRGPPPEYPFKSKQTLSPMGKTSLASSPIEHGHFFSEQHPGPMADLPKAYTMPQPTKTEITCVRYPPPPEYYTRQFPVSLGGLSLQQHSPMSSQTSSLSVGLPPQPQPPPLPLSHHPAHQHPGAAFAIVARAQQMVEILSEENKALRQEMQAYCEKANKIQRFEMEIQKISEAYEGLVKNSSKRESLDKAMKNKLEGEIRRLHDFNRDLRDRLETANRQLASRDLEDHEDGRAAGLYLLQSRESIKEREKLEMEVAALRTANEDQRRHVEILEQALNNAQGKVVKLEEELRKKQVYVDKVEKLQQALSQLQAACEKREQLEKRLRTRLERELESLRSQQRQGGGAHSSPPSEYNAPTLMELLREKEERILALEADMTKWEQKYLEESAMRHFAMDAAATAAAQRDTTIINHSRNGSYSDSSLEARIWQEEEEILQANRRCQDMEHRIKNLHAQIIEKDAMIKVLQQRSRKEPGKSDTVPLRPARSVPSISVATGLHLRQASQTSSQIPEERREERGWKGSASVLLGREPLEHLLPSLQLIPTPASLPSTPLLSAHMKTGSKDSSTQTEKSPELLRATPITGRARLGNTPSGSPILRHTLAKGGGEKTEISLGKVMDSRPHMGSGHRHELPDADVVEILI from the exons ATGGATCCTGGCGATAACTGGATCCCAGAAGATGTGGCCCGATGGTTAGATCACATTGGAGTCCACCATCACTCTACAACCTCACAGAGAG GCAACGGAATTGACCTGCCAAGCCAACATGTCATGGAACAAATAG CTTTTCCTGGGTATCACAGCCTGCACAGTCCACTCGGGGTGTCGGATGACATTGTCTGCTGCTATCCAGAGCAAGTGCCATATGTAGGAAACCATGAGCTTCTCCCACTGACAACCCATCGCTTCACTAGAGCTGAGAGAGAATCAG GTGAGGAGGCCTGTTTCAGTGTCTACCCAGCCCCACCTCCCCTGTACCCCCTTGACAGTGAGATGCGGGGTTCTGAGGACACCGTATCGGGCACGGTGCTGCAACGTCTGATGCAGGAGCACCTGAGGTACGGCCACCAGGGTGACTCCGTGAGCCTGTTGAGCATGCAGTCCGCCCAGCTGCCCACTCCATCGCAGCCGCCCCACCAGCACCAGGCCGCGGCAAGCACAGGGCCCAGCGCTCCGTCCTCCACCGAGAACCTCCTGCAGGACGATCCGCAGGTGGTGCACCAGTCAGCGCGACAAGAGCCACAGGGGCAGGAGCACCAGGTGGACAGCACAGCCATGGAGAAGCAGGGCACCCgcgcgcagcagcagcagcagcagaccgAGGAGCTGCCCACCTACGCGGAGGCCAAGGCGCAGTCGCAGCTCTTCAGGGGCCATCAGCAGGCGGTCGCTGTGACCCCGGGGTACTACACGGCAGGAGGAGCCCCCGCCGCCACCGTCAGCTCCGCTTCttcttcctcgtcctcctcctcatcctcctgctcctcctcctcctcagtcacTCAGAAGGCCCGGACTGAGGGCAGGGCGACGGTGAACCGCTCAGGCGGCGGGCAGCCGCACAAGGACGAGGCGCTGAAAGAGCTTAAGCAGGGTCACGTCCGGTCCCTCAGCGAGCGGATCATGCAGATGTCCCTGGAGCACAACGGGGCCAAGCAGCACCCCCCAGGGCCCGGGAGCAGCAGCCTGCCCTCCCAGGGCTCCTCTGCCAAGGTGCTGAAGGGCGGAGgggtgccccctcccccacccctaccaTCGCCGCCGCAGGCTCAGGGGAAAGGAGGGGACCCCCGAGGGCCTCCACCTGAATACCCCTTCAAGTCCAAGCAGACCCTCTCCCCCATGGGCAAGACTTCACTGGCCTCCTCACCCATAGAACATGGACACTTCTTCAGTGAACAGCACCCAGGGCCAATGGCAGACCTGCCCAAAGCATACACCATGCCTCAGCCAACCAAGACAGAGATCACCTGTGTGAGATACCCACCACCGCCAGAATACTACACCAG GCAATTCCCTGTGTCCCTGGGGGGTCTgtccctgcagcagcacagccctatGTCTTCACAGACCTCCTCCCTTTCGGTGGGTCTGCCCCCCCAGCCACAGCCCCcgcctctgcccctctcccaccACCCTGCTCACCAGCACCCGGGGGCAGCCTTCGCCATCGTGGCCCGTGCCCAGCAGATGGTGGAGATCCTGTCTGAGGAGAACAAGGCCCTGAGGCAGGAGATGCAGGCATACTGCGAGAAAGCAAACAAGATACAGCGG TTTGAGATGGAGATCCAGAAGATCTCAGAGGCATACGAGGGTCTGGTAAAGAACTCGTCCAAGAGAGAATCCCTGGACAAGGCCATGAAAAACAAGCTGGAAGGGGAGATCCGACGCTTGCATGACTTCAACCGGGATCTGAGAG ATCGCCTGGAGACAGCCAACAGGCAGCTTGCCAGCCGGGACCTGGAAGACCATGAGGACGGGCGGGCAGCAGGACTCTATCTGCTACAGA GCAGGGAAAGcattaaggagagagagaagttgGAGATGGAGGTAGCAGCCCTGCGCACGGCTAACGAGGACCAGCGGAGGCACGTGGAGATCCTAGAGCAAGCACTCAACAATGCGCAGGGCAAGGTGgtgaagctggaggaggag CTGCGGAAGAAGCAGGTGTATGTCGATAAGGtggagaagctgcagcaggccctgTCGCAACTGCAGGCTGCATGCGAGAAGAGGGAGCAGCTGGAGAAGAGGCTGCGCACACGACtggagagagagctagagtCCCTACGGTCCCAACAG CgtcagggagggggggcccACAGTTCCCCGCCGTCGGAGTACAACGCCCCCACCCTGATGGAGCTGCTTCgtgagaaggaggagagaatcCTGGCCCTGGAGGCTGACATGACCAAGTGGGAGCAGAAGTATCTGGAGGAGAGCGCCATGAGGCACTTTGCCATGgacgccgccgccaccgccgccgctcAGAG GGATACCACCATAATAAACCATTCCCGTAATGGCAGTTACAGCGACAGCTCCCTGGAGGCGCGCAtctggcaggaggaggaggagatcctGCAAGCCAACCGACGCTGCCAAGACATGGAGCACAG AATAAAGAACCTGCACGCTCAGATCATCGAGAAGGACGCAATGATCAAGGTGCTCCAGCAGCGCTCCAGGAAGGAACCTGGGAAGAGTGACACCGTGCCACTGCGCCCCGCCCGCTCCGTGCCCTCCATCTCCGTGGCAACAGGGCTGCACTTGCGCCAGGCCTCCCAGACCAGCAGCCAGATcccggaggagaggagggaggagagaggctggAAGGGAAGCGCGA GTGTACTGCTGGGCAGGGAGCCCCTGGAGCACCTCCTGCCTTCCCTCCAACTGATCCCCACCCCTGCCTCGctgccctccacccccctgctcTCTGCCCACATGAAGACTGGAAGCAAGGACAGCAGCACTCAGACGGAAAAGAGCCCCGAGCTGCTCAGGGCCACGCCCATCACTGGCAGGGCCAGGCTGGGCAACACGCCCAGTGGCAGCCCCATCCTGCGCCACACCCTGGCCAAGGGAGGAGGTGAGAAGACAG AGATTTCCCTGGGCAAAGTGATGGACAGCAGGCCTCACATGGGTTCTGGCCACCGGCACGAGCTCCCCGATGCGGATGTGGTGGAGATCCTTATCTGA
- the LOC135236355 gene encoding angiomotin-like protein 1 isoform X3, with product MEQIAFPGYHSLHSPLGVSDDIVCCYPEQVPYVGNHELLPLTTHRFTRAERESGEEACFSVYPAPPPLYPLDSEMRGSEDTVSGTVLQRLMQEHLRYGHQGDSVSLLSMQSAQLPTPSQPPHQHQAAASTGPSAPSSTENLLQDDPQVVHQSARQEPQGQEHQVDSTAMEKQGTRAQQQQQQTEELPTYAEAKAQSQLFRGHQQAVAVTPGYYTAGGAPAATVSSASSSSSSSSSSCSSSSSVTQKARTEGRATVNRSGGGQPHKDEALKELKQGHVRSLSERIMQMSLEHNGAKQHPPGPGSSSLPSQGSSAKVLKGGGVPPPPPLPSPPQAQGKGGDPRGPPPEYPFKSKQTLSPMGKTSLASSPIEHGHFFSEQHPGPMADLPKAYTMPQPTKTEITCVRYPPPPEYYTRQFPVSLGGLSLQQHSPMSSQTSSLSVGLPPQPQPPPLPLSHHPAHQHPGAAFAIVARAQQMVEILSEENKALRQEMQAYCEKANKIQRFEMEIQKISEAYEGLVKNSSKRESLDKAMKNKLEGEIRRLHDFNRDLRDRLETANRQLASRDLEDHEDGRAAGLYLLQSRESIKEREKLEMEVAALRTANEDQRRHVEILEQALNNAQGKVVKLEEELRKKQVYVDKVEKLQQALSQLQAACEKREQLEKRLRTRLERELESLRSQQRQGGGAHSSPPSEYNAPTLMELLREKEERILALEADMTKWEQKYLEESAMRHFAMDAAATAAAQRDTTIINHSRNGSYSDSSLEARIWQEEEEILQANRRCQDMEHRIKNLHAQIIEKDAMIKVLQQRSRKEPGKSDTVPLRPARSVPSISVATGLHLRQASQTSSQIPEERREERGWKGSASVLLGREPLEHLLPSLQLIPTPASLPSTPLLSAHMKTGSKDSSTQTEKSPELLRATPITGRARLGNTPSGSPILRHTLAKGGGEKTEISLGKVMDSRPHMGSGHRHELPDADVVEILI from the exons ATGGAACAAATAG CTTTTCCTGGGTATCACAGCCTGCACAGTCCACTCGGGGTGTCGGATGACATTGTCTGCTGCTATCCAGAGCAAGTGCCATATGTAGGAAACCATGAGCTTCTCCCACTGACAACCCATCGCTTCACTAGAGCTGAGAGAGAATCAG GTGAGGAGGCCTGTTTCAGTGTCTACCCAGCCCCACCTCCCCTGTACCCCCTTGACAGTGAGATGCGGGGTTCTGAGGACACCGTATCGGGCACGGTGCTGCAACGTCTGATGCAGGAGCACCTGAGGTACGGCCACCAGGGTGACTCCGTGAGCCTGTTGAGCATGCAGTCCGCCCAGCTGCCCACTCCATCGCAGCCGCCCCACCAGCACCAGGCCGCGGCAAGCACAGGGCCCAGCGCTCCGTCCTCCACCGAGAACCTCCTGCAGGACGATCCGCAGGTGGTGCACCAGTCAGCGCGACAAGAGCCACAGGGGCAGGAGCACCAGGTGGACAGCACAGCCATGGAGAAGCAGGGCACCCgcgcgcagcagcagcagcagcagaccgAGGAGCTGCCCACCTACGCGGAGGCCAAGGCGCAGTCGCAGCTCTTCAGGGGCCATCAGCAGGCGGTCGCTGTGACCCCGGGGTACTACACGGCAGGAGGAGCCCCCGCCGCCACCGTCAGCTCCGCTTCttcttcctcgtcctcctcctcatcctcctgctcctcctcctcctcagtcacTCAGAAGGCCCGGACTGAGGGCAGGGCGACGGTGAACCGCTCAGGCGGCGGGCAGCCGCACAAGGACGAGGCGCTGAAAGAGCTTAAGCAGGGTCACGTCCGGTCCCTCAGCGAGCGGATCATGCAGATGTCCCTGGAGCACAACGGGGCCAAGCAGCACCCCCCAGGGCCCGGGAGCAGCAGCCTGCCCTCCCAGGGCTCCTCTGCCAAGGTGCTGAAGGGCGGAGgggtgccccctcccccacccctaccaTCGCCGCCGCAGGCTCAGGGGAAAGGAGGGGACCCCCGAGGGCCTCCACCTGAATACCCCTTCAAGTCCAAGCAGACCCTCTCCCCCATGGGCAAGACTTCACTGGCCTCCTCACCCATAGAACATGGACACTTCTTCAGTGAACAGCACCCAGGGCCAATGGCAGACCTGCCCAAAGCATACACCATGCCTCAGCCAACCAAGACAGAGATCACCTGTGTGAGATACCCACCACCGCCAGAATACTACACCAG GCAATTCCCTGTGTCCCTGGGGGGTCTgtccctgcagcagcacagccctatGTCTTCACAGACCTCCTCCCTTTCGGTGGGTCTGCCCCCCCAGCCACAGCCCCcgcctctgcccctctcccaccACCCTGCTCACCAGCACCCGGGGGCAGCCTTCGCCATCGTGGCCCGTGCCCAGCAGATGGTGGAGATCCTGTCTGAGGAGAACAAGGCCCTGAGGCAGGAGATGCAGGCATACTGCGAGAAAGCAAACAAGATACAGCGG TTTGAGATGGAGATCCAGAAGATCTCAGAGGCATACGAGGGTCTGGTAAAGAACTCGTCCAAGAGAGAATCCCTGGACAAGGCCATGAAAAACAAGCTGGAAGGGGAGATCCGACGCTTGCATGACTTCAACCGGGATCTGAGAG ATCGCCTGGAGACAGCCAACAGGCAGCTTGCCAGCCGGGACCTGGAAGACCATGAGGACGGGCGGGCAGCAGGACTCTATCTGCTACAGA GCAGGGAAAGcattaaggagagagagaagttgGAGATGGAGGTAGCAGCCCTGCGCACGGCTAACGAGGACCAGCGGAGGCACGTGGAGATCCTAGAGCAAGCACTCAACAATGCGCAGGGCAAGGTGgtgaagctggaggaggag CTGCGGAAGAAGCAGGTGTATGTCGATAAGGtggagaagctgcagcaggccctgTCGCAACTGCAGGCTGCATGCGAGAAGAGGGAGCAGCTGGAGAAGAGGCTGCGCACACGACtggagagagagctagagtCCCTACGGTCCCAACAG CgtcagggagggggggcccACAGTTCCCCGCCGTCGGAGTACAACGCCCCCACCCTGATGGAGCTGCTTCgtgagaaggaggagagaatcCTGGCCCTGGAGGCTGACATGACCAAGTGGGAGCAGAAGTATCTGGAGGAGAGCGCCATGAGGCACTTTGCCATGgacgccgccgccaccgccgccgctcAGAG GGATACCACCATAATAAACCATTCCCGTAATGGCAGTTACAGCGACAGCTCCCTGGAGGCGCGCAtctggcaggaggaggaggagatcctGCAAGCCAACCGACGCTGCCAAGACATGGAGCACAG AATAAAGAACCTGCACGCTCAGATCATCGAGAAGGACGCAATGATCAAGGTGCTCCAGCAGCGCTCCAGGAAGGAACCTGGGAAGAGTGACACCGTGCCACTGCGCCCCGCCCGCTCCGTGCCCTCCATCTCCGTGGCAACAGGGCTGCACTTGCGCCAGGCCTCCCAGACCAGCAGCCAGATcccggaggagaggagggaggagagaggctggAAGGGAAGCGCGA GTGTACTGCTGGGCAGGGAGCCCCTGGAGCACCTCCTGCCTTCCCTCCAACTGATCCCCACCCCTGCCTCGctgccctccacccccctgctcTCTGCCCACATGAAGACTGGAAGCAAGGACAGCAGCACTCAGACGGAAAAGAGCCCCGAGCTGCTCAGGGCCACGCCCATCACTGGCAGGGCCAGGCTGGGCAACACGCCCAGTGGCAGCCCCATCCTGCGCCACACCCTGGCCAAGGGAGGAGGTGAGAAGACAG AGATTTCCCTGGGCAAAGTGATGGACAGCAGGCCTCACATGGGTTCTGGCCACCGGCACGAGCTCCCCGATGCGGATGTGGTGGAGATCCTTATCTGA